From Shewanella yunxiaonensis, the proteins below share one genomic window:
- a CDS encoding YbhB/YbcL family Raf kinase inhibitor-like protein: MKISVFICAGVSLLASSLLTVQAKEFSLTSPDITPNGTIPTRFEANTFGCHGENRSPELNWSDAPADTQSFALTVYDPDAPTGSGWWHWMVLNIPANVHHLPANAGAVGDNGLPKGATQVRTDYGVKAWGGTCPPVGDKPHRYIFTLYALKASALELPTDATAALGGFMINANALAKASFTGYYGR, encoded by the coding sequence ATGAAAATTTCTGTGTTTATTTGTGCCGGCGTATCACTGTTGGCCAGCTCACTGTTAACCGTCCAAGCGAAAGAATTCTCGCTGACCAGCCCGGATATCACACCTAACGGTACGATTCCCACCCGATTTGAAGCTAACACCTTCGGCTGCCATGGTGAGAATCGGTCTCCAGAACTGAACTGGAGCGATGCGCCGGCAGATACGCAAAGTTTCGCGCTGACAGTTTATGATCCTGATGCGCCAACCGGTTCTGGGTGGTGGCATTGGATGGTGCTGAATATTCCCGCCAATGTGCACCATTTGCCCGCTAATGCCGGAGCAGTTGGCGATAATGGGTTACCCAAAGGCGCTACTCAGGTACGGACCGATTACGGGGTCAAAGCCTGGGGCGGTACTTGTCCCCCGGTTGGTGACAAACCCCATCGCTACATCTTTACCCTTTATGCGTTGAAAGCGTCTGCACTGGAATTACCCACCGATGCAACCGCGGCATTAGGCGGATTCATGATCAATGCGAATGCGCTGGCAAAAGCAAGTTTCACGGGTTATTACGGCCGTTAA
- a CDS encoding NADPH-dependent FMN reductase, translated as MSQKPLKFVTLVGSLRKDSLNAAVARALPQLAPANVEVQPLGSIGDFPLYNADIQQAQGFPDAVLKMAYRIAEADGLIIVSPEYNYSVPGVLKNALDWLSRVSPQPLEGKPVMIESASPGVIGGARMQYHLRQILVFFDAKVMNKPEAMIGQAMGKISEGKLTDAATREFLGKQLQAFAAFATH; from the coding sequence ATGAGTCAAAAACCGCTGAAGTTTGTCACATTGGTGGGAAGTTTGCGTAAGGATTCTCTGAACGCCGCGGTTGCCAGGGCATTACCGCAACTGGCACCCGCCAATGTAGAAGTTCAACCATTAGGATCTATTGGCGATTTTCCTTTATATAATGCCGATATTCAGCAAGCACAGGGTTTTCCCGATGCAGTGTTGAAAATGGCATACCGTATTGCCGAGGCGGATGGTCTGATTATTGTCTCTCCTGAATACAATTACTCTGTTCCTGGTGTGTTGAAAAATGCGCTCGATTGGCTATCCCGGGTCTCACCGCAGCCGCTAGAGGGTAAACCTGTGATGATCGAAAGTGCTTCTCCGGGCGTAATTGGTGGTGCGCGGATGCAATATCACTTGCGGCAGATCCTGGTATTTTTTGATGCCAAAGTGATGAATAAGCCAGAAGCAATGATCGGACAGGCGATGGGCAAAATCAGTGAGGGTAAACTTACTGATGCCGCCACACGTGAATTTCTGGGAAAACAATTGCAAGCATTTGCAGCGTTTGCGACGCACTAA
- a CDS encoding MFS transporter: MSGQVQTAPFSLRDYRIVALSVLGGALEVYDFIIFVFLSVTIADVFFPPSVPEWLRLVQSLVIFSVGYLARPLGGIVIAHFADKFGRKHMFNFTVLFMAMPCLLIGVLPGYAEIGIGAPLLLLLARIIQGAALGGEVPNAWVFVAEHAPKQHRGYALGLLQAGLTVGYMLAALTATLITRNVSDAELQQWAWRIPFIIGGIFGFISVWLRQWLSETPVFIALQKKQQLVQKLPLSAVFHQHKYAAIPAALLTSMLVSAVVMMVVVTPIALQKFYGMDAATTFEISCIAILFLNVGCVIAGKLADWLGRWPTVALYSVMLAIGTSVLTLVLDASPKTLLLGYAIAGLCSGIISAVPAVVVQLFPPAVKVTGISLVYNLTYSICSSIMPLALLALLHAHRWGMAVFAWGMMLLGLATVYLFRHVRRYSH, from the coding sequence ATGTCAGGGCAAGTACAAACCGCACCATTCTCATTACGTGATTATCGAATCGTAGCGCTTTCGGTGCTGGGGGGTGCGTTGGAAGTTTATGACTTCATTATCTTTGTGTTCCTGTCGGTCACCATCGCCGATGTATTTTTTCCACCCTCAGTCCCGGAATGGTTGCGGTTGGTACAGAGTCTGGTGATCTTTTCAGTCGGTTACCTGGCAAGGCCACTAGGTGGCATTGTGATCGCGCATTTTGCGGATAAATTCGGCCGCAAGCATATGTTCAACTTCACGGTATTGTTTATGGCAATGCCGTGTTTGCTGATTGGTGTGTTACCGGGCTATGCAGAAATTGGCATTGGGGCACCACTGCTATTGTTGCTGGCTAGGATCATTCAGGGTGCGGCTTTGGGTGGTGAGGTTCCCAACGCCTGGGTATTTGTCGCGGAACATGCGCCCAAGCAACATCGCGGCTATGCCTTGGGTCTATTACAAGCGGGACTCACTGTGGGATACATGTTGGCAGCGTTAACGGCCACGTTGATAACCCGCAATGTGTCAGATGCAGAGCTGCAACAGTGGGCCTGGCGCATCCCGTTTATTATCGGTGGCATCTTTGGCTTTATTTCGGTGTGGCTGCGGCAATGGCTCAGCGAAACGCCGGTATTTATCGCGTTGCAAAAAAAACAGCAGTTGGTACAGAAGCTGCCGCTGTCTGCGGTATTTCACCAACACAAATACGCGGCCATTCCAGCAGCCTTACTGACATCCATGTTAGTCTCGGCAGTGGTGATGATGGTCGTCGTGACGCCGATAGCACTGCAGAAATTCTACGGCATGGATGCGGCAACCACATTTGAAATCAGCTGTATTGCGATTTTATTTCTCAATGTAGGTTGCGTGATTGCGGGTAAACTGGCGGATTGGCTGGGACGTTGGCCAACTGTAGCGCTGTATAGTGTAATGCTGGCCATTGGCACCTCAGTGTTAACGCTGGTACTGGATGCCTCGCCCAAAACACTGCTGTTAGGATATGCCATTGCGGGGCTGTGCAGTGGCATTATCAGTGCCGTCCCTGCAGTGGTAGTGCAACTCTTTCCACCCGCTGTCAAAGTTACCGGTATTTCACTGGTGTATAACCTGACCTATTCCATCTGTTCCAGCATTATGCCGCTGGCATTACTGGCATTGCTGCATGCGCACCGCTGGGGCATGGCGGTGTTCGCTTGGGGGATGATGCTGCTTGGTCTGGCAACCGTGTATCTGTTCCGACATGTCCGACGTTATAGCCATTAG
- a CDS encoding YhbP family protein yields the protein MMGYLAKSGVTMVAVPDAISQYLQQQHVLTLCTQDQQGLWCASCFYVFDVDSMCCYLMTADNSRHTQAMVVDPIIAGTIADQTQSVLHIQGIQYTAIASRVSESESAAIRQLYCQRFPVAKVKSAPLWRLALQTVKMVDNRLGFGKKHRWQRQPD from the coding sequence ATGATGGGGTATCTTGCCAAATCCGGAGTGACAATGGTCGCTGTGCCAGATGCCATCAGCCAATATTTACAACAGCAACATGTCCTAACACTCTGCACCCAAGACCAACAGGGTCTTTGGTGTGCGAGCTGTTTTTATGTGTTTGATGTAGATAGCATGTGTTGCTATCTGATGACTGCTGACAATAGTCGTCACACACAGGCGATGGTGGTCGACCCTATCATCGCCGGTACTATCGCCGATCAGACCCAATCGGTGCTGCACATTCAGGGCATCCAGTATACCGCCATCGCATCCAGAGTGTCTGAATCTGAGAGCGCCGCAATCAGACAGCTTTATTGTCAGCGCTTTCCTGTGGCTAAAGTAAAGTCAGCACCGCTATGGCGACTGGCGTTACAGACAGTGAAAATGGTTGATAACCGGCTTGGTTTCGGCAAAAAACATCGGTGGCAGCGACAACCTGACTAA
- a CDS encoding 5-methyltetrahydropteroyltriglutamate--homocysteine S-methyltransferase, protein MSSVVPLPFRADHIGSFLRPDYLIKAREAHAKYCIGAAELRQIEDRAIAEIVQMQRDVGLKAITDGEFRRTYFHVDFLRQLGGVVSEEPRTITREDGSLELAPPVIKVMDKVRHIKNIQLADFEYLQRQTLALGDATLMPKVTLPSPTMLHFRGGRAGISQQAYPQLEPEFYEDVAKAYGAELQSLADAGCRYVQMDDTNLAYLCDEKMRAAARSRGDDPNELPYRYADFINRVVAYKPQGMTLGIHLCRGNFRSTYAAAGNYEPVAEALLAKMQLDAFFLEYDDERSGDFRPLRYLPKGKQVVLGLITSKFGQMESKDDIKRRIDEAAQYAPIEQLCLSPQCGFSSTVHGNNIAFDEQRRKLELVVEIAEEVWGAA, encoded by the coding sequence ATGAGTTCTGTTGTCCCGTTACCGTTTCGCGCCGATCATATCGGTAGTTTCTTACGTCCTGATTACCTGATAAAAGCCCGAGAAGCCCACGCCAAATATTGCATAGGGGCCGCAGAGTTGCGGCAAATAGAGGATCGTGCAATTGCGGAAATTGTCCAAATGCAGCGCGATGTTGGACTCAAGGCTATTACTGATGGTGAATTTCGTCGTACCTATTTTCACGTGGATTTTCTGCGACAACTGGGCGGAGTGGTGAGTGAAGAGCCTCGCACTATCACGCGAGAGGATGGTAGTTTGGAATTGGCACCGCCAGTGATTAAGGTGATGGACAAGGTACGCCACATTAAAAACATTCAGCTGGCAGACTTTGAGTATTTACAGCGTCAAACCCTGGCATTAGGTGATGCGACACTGATGCCGAAAGTCACTTTGCCTTCACCGACCATGCTGCATTTTCGTGGCGGCAGAGCGGGGATTAGTCAGCAAGCGTATCCACAGCTGGAACCCGAATTTTATGAAGATGTGGCAAAGGCTTATGGTGCTGAGTTGCAGTCATTGGCGGATGCGGGTTGCCGCTATGTGCAGATGGACGATACCAATCTTGCGTATCTGTGCGACGAGAAGATGCGTGCTGCCGCCCGTAGCCGAGGTGATGATCCTAATGAACTGCCATACCGTTATGCCGATTTTATTAATCGTGTTGTGGCCTATAAACCACAGGGTATGACCCTAGGCATTCACTTGTGTCGTGGCAATTTCCGCAGTACCTACGCGGCAGCAGGTAATTACGAGCCGGTGGCGGAAGCGTTGTTAGCTAAAATGCAACTCGATGCCTTCTTTCTGGAATATGATGACGAACGTTCTGGCGATTTTCGCCCATTGCGCTATTTGCCAAAAGGTAAACAAGTGGTATTGGGGCTAATCACCAGTAAATTTGGCCAGATGGAATCTAAAGATGATATTAAGCGCCGTATCGATGAAGCGGCACAATATGCCCCTATAGAACAGTTATGTTTATCCCCTCAATGCGGTTTCTCGTCTACAGTGCATGGCAATAACATCGCTTTTGATGAACAGCGGCGGAAGTTGGAACTGGTGGTAGAAATCGCTGAGGAAGTTTGGGGCGCTGCCTAA
- a CDS encoding histidine phosphatase family protein: MPAELYILRHGQTRFNAERRLQGQCNSPLTTLGEQQARAMGITLQQQISDIHQWRIISSPLGRTLQTSQLVCEGLGISRAAIATDARVQEVGLGQWEQCQISEILAANPELQHRQDWYLHAPQGEGFDATCVRLKSWLSELNVTDKLIVVSHGLTGMILRALLLNIPYDKIWLQERPQDALFHYRQGTLQRIAVEPQLLRQPNAALAG, translated from the coding sequence ATGCCTGCCGAACTTTATATCTTACGCCACGGTCAGACCCGATTTAACGCTGAGCGCCGCCTGCAGGGGCAGTGCAACTCTCCGTTGACTACACTGGGTGAGCAACAGGCCCGGGCAATGGGTATCACCTTGCAACAGCAGATTAGCGACATCCACCAATGGCGAATTATCAGCAGTCCACTTGGGCGTACCCTACAAACTTCCCAGCTGGTGTGTGAAGGATTAGGCATTAGTCGCGCCGCAATCGCTACCGATGCGCGGGTACAAGAAGTGGGCTTGGGGCAGTGGGAACAATGCCAGATTAGCGAGATTCTCGCCGCTAACCCCGAATTACAACATCGGCAGGACTGGTATTTACACGCCCCCCAAGGTGAAGGCTTTGACGCCACTTGTGTGCGCCTAAAAAGCTGGCTGTCTGAACTCAATGTGACCGATAAACTGATTGTTGTCAGTCACGGGTTGACTGGCATGATCTTGCGGGCACTACTGCTGAACATCCCCTACGATAAGATTTGGCTGCAGGAGCGGCCACAGGATGCGCTATTTCATTATCGGCAGGGAACCCTGCAGCGGATTGCGGTTGAGCCGCAGTTGTTGCGACAACCAAACGCCGCATTAGCCGGTTAG
- a CDS encoding gamma-butyrobetaine hydroxylase-like domain-containing protein, which translates to MSIHKVTALKLKRKSRLLEIGFDDGNEYQLTCEFLRVNSPSAEVQGHGNPTLVTHKKNVNIKAIEPVGNYAVKLIFDDGHDTGLFSWDILYNYCVNREALWEQYLARLRAEKGSREPLIDMKIRYS; encoded by the coding sequence ATGAGCATTCATAAAGTCACCGCCCTGAAACTCAAACGTAAATCACGCCTGTTGGAAATTGGGTTTGATGATGGTAATGAGTATCAACTTACCTGTGAATTTTTGCGGGTTAATTCACCGTCTGCCGAGGTACAGGGGCATGGCAACCCCACACTGGTAACCCACAAAAAAAACGTCAACATCAAAGCGATTGAGCCGGTGGGTAACTATGCGGTCAAATTGATTTTCGATGATGGCCACGATACCGGTCTGTTTTCATGGGATATTCTTTATAACTACTGCGTTAACCGTGAAGCGCTGTGGGAACAGTATCTGGCACGGCTCCGGGCAGAAAAAGGCAGCCGCGAGCCGTTAATCGATATGAAAATTCGTTACAGCTAA
- a CDS encoding MJ1255/VC2487 family glycosyltransferase, with protein sequence MRILYGVQGTGNGHLSRARVMAKALAAHGMEVDYLFSGRAADKYFDMQPFGDFQALPGLSFATHRGKVNIPATIKHNSLLGLWHDIRHLDLSGYDLVLNDFEPISAWAARRQGVTCIGISHQAALRWPVPKVGNSWFNAGLLAYFAPVNLALGCHWHHFGFPILPPFVEVAPVTSEATHEILVYLPFESPGDIRALLLPFDSHEFHVYHSGAAPKQLPAHIHWHGFNRDGFKQAMARCGGVIGNAGFELASEAMALGKKLLVKPLMGQFEQLSNVAALELLAAAESMHSLSRQTLRRWLRASNPQPICYPDVGDMLVRWLQQGDWQDTQALCRDMWSKVRLPDSWFSRQDSQALGQPLTRPLSR encoded by the coding sequence ATGCGGATTCTTTATGGTGTGCAGGGGACGGGTAACGGTCATTTGAGTCGCGCACGAGTGATGGCAAAAGCGTTGGCCGCACATGGCATGGAAGTGGACTATCTGTTTAGCGGCAGAGCTGCGGATAAATACTTTGATATGCAGCCCTTTGGTGATTTTCAGGCGTTGCCGGGACTGTCGTTTGCCACTCATCGTGGCAAAGTCAATATTCCGGCAACGATCAAACACAATTCGCTGCTGGGGTTGTGGCACGATATCCGGCATCTGGATCTGTCCGGTTATGATCTGGTACTTAATGATTTTGAGCCAATATCCGCCTGGGCCGCGCGACGGCAGGGCGTTACCTGTATCGGTATCAGTCATCAAGCGGCGCTGCGCTGGCCTGTACCAAAAGTGGGCAACAGCTGGTTCAATGCGGGACTATTGGCGTACTTCGCGCCGGTTAATCTGGCGTTGGGATGTCACTGGCATCATTTCGGCTTTCCGATTTTGCCACCGTTTGTCGAGGTGGCGCCTGTTACCAGCGAAGCCACTCACGAAATTTTGGTGTACCTGCCATTCGAAAGCCCAGGGGATATTCGGGCGTTATTGCTGCCGTTTGATAGCCACGAGTTTCATGTTTACCACAGCGGCGCAGCACCCAAGCAACTTCCTGCACATATCCATTGGCATGGCTTTAATCGTGACGGCTTTAAGCAGGCAATGGCGCGTTGTGGCGGCGTGATTGGTAATGCGGGCTTTGAACTGGCCAGCGAAGCGATGGCACTGGGGAAAAAATTGTTGGTAAAACCGTTAATGGGGCAGTTTGAACAGTTATCGAATGTTGCCGCATTGGAGTTACTCGCAGCAGCAGAGAGTATGCATAGCCTCAGCCGTCAAACACTGCGGCGGTGGCTACGGGCTAGCAATCCGCAGCCAATTTGCTATCCGGATGTAGGTGATATGCTGGTGCGCTGGTTACAACAAGGTGACTGGCAGGATACCCAGGCGCTGTGCCGCGATATGTGGTCAAAGGTGCGGTTGCCGGATAGCTGGTTTTCCCGTCAGGATTCGCAAGCTTTGGGGCAACCGCTGACCCGGCCGCTTTCCCGCTGA
- a CDS encoding phosphatase PAP2 family protein: protein MLLHLAELDRRGFCLLLYWGKKYRLAPVALKLSATGNGPTYLYLSVLLLLLHRDGQYFFNLLLASFLMELPCYLLLKNTIRRIRPCHCLPVGLLNNFEPSDRYSLPSGHTAGAFVFACAVMQVYPQLEIPAFCWATLVGSSRIVLGVHYPLDIVAGMLLGCSSGYWAGQLVQG from the coding sequence ATGCTGTTACACCTTGCTGAACTGGACCGCCGTGGATTTTGTCTGCTGTTATATTGGGGCAAGAAATACCGGCTAGCCCCGGTCGCTTTAAAACTGTCGGCGACGGGTAATGGCCCGACGTACCTATATCTGTCGGTGTTACTGCTGTTGCTGCATCGGGACGGCCAATATTTTTTCAATCTGTTATTGGCGAGCTTCCTGATGGAACTGCCGTGCTATTTGCTGCTGAAAAATACCATTCGCCGTATCCGTCCCTGTCACTGCCTTCCTGTTGGGTTATTGAACAATTTCGAACCCTCCGATCGCTATAGCCTGCCTTCTGGTCATACAGCGGGTGCCTTTGTGTTTGCCTGTGCCGTAATGCAGGTATACCCACAACTCGAAATCCCTGCATTTTGTTGGGCAACACTGGTAGGCAGTTCTCGGATAGTGCTTGGGGTGCATTACCCATTGGATATCGTGGCTGGCATGCTGCTTGGCTGTTCTTCCGGCTATTGGGCCGGACAATTGGTACAGGGTTGA
- a CDS encoding YgjV family protein, with translation MATINTVELVGYSASLMVALSLMMKDIVRLRWVNLGGCGLFVAYGLAIDSWPVVSMNAFGACVNLYYLFKSYRHSAMLS, from the coding sequence ATGGCAACAATCAACACTGTTGAATTGGTTGGCTACAGTGCATCGCTGATGGTTGCATTATCGCTGATGATGAAAGACATTGTGCGACTGCGTTGGGTTAACCTGGGCGGATGTGGTTTATTTGTGGCTTACGGTTTAGCGATTGACTCGTGGCCGGTCGTCTCCATGAATGCATTTGGGGCATGCGTGAATCTTTACTATCTGTTTAAATCCTACCGTCATTCCGCAATGTTATCTTAA